A window from Enterocloster bolteae encodes these proteins:
- a CDS encoding TRAP transporter substrate-binding protein has translation MTRRFLWGLLAVVMAFGTAGCGTKETPAPATVSGQPAGAEKTGGEKNAGGEAVTETSASQSAKDDGKTYTIRIAIVSSDSHLHNTVLNEWAQEAKEKTNGRLILKVMGSSQLGGERDYVEGMQLGNIEMAQVSSAAVNGFLNDFSLLSFPYFFKDYAEMEKVFNGPMGDELFAELEGIGIKGLTWFSNGFRNVYTKNTPVTTPADMKGLKIRVMESDVMIATLNAMGASGTPMAYSELYSAIQQGVMDGAENALGNIYSDGYYEICKNVSLTEHFAPPGVVAISQKSYDSLPDDLKEYLTESAIRFGKMEREMDEKLQEEMKKKLEEKGVQINEVDKQSFIDATASVYTEYAGGISDTVKVLAEEELGKSFN, from the coding sequence ATGACGAGAAGATTTTTATGGGGATTATTGGCAGTTGTCATGGCATTTGGAACAGCCGGATGCGGGACAAAAGAAACACCTGCACCAGCAACTGTATCCGGGCAGCCAGCAGGAGCGGAAAAGACGGGGGGAGAGAAAAATGCAGGAGGAGAGGCAGTGACAGAGACATCTGCGTCTCAGAGTGCAAAAGATGACGGCAAGACATATACCATAAGAATTGCCATTGTATCCAGCGACAGTCATCTGCATAATACTGTGCTGAATGAATGGGCACAGGAGGCAAAGGAAAAGACCAACGGACGGCTGATTCTTAAAGTAATGGGAAGCAGCCAGCTGGGAGGAGAGAGAGACTATGTGGAGGGAATGCAGCTTGGCAATATAGAGATGGCCCAGGTTTCAAGCGCAGCCGTCAACGGTTTTCTCAATGATTTCTCGCTGCTGTCATTTCCGTATTTTTTCAAGGATTACGCGGAGATGGAGAAGGTGTTTAACGGACCGATGGGAGACGAATTGTTTGCTGAACTCGAAGGAATCGGTATAAAAGGCCTTACATGGTTTTCGAATGGTTTTAGAAACGTGTATACCAAGAATACTCCGGTGACCACTCCGGCAGATATGAAGGGATTGAAGATACGTGTCATGGAGAGCGATGTAATGATAGCAACCCTGAATGCAATGGGTGCTTCAGGAACACCGATGGCGTACAGTGAGCTGTATTCAGCTATTCAACAGGGTGTAATGGACGGAGCGGAAAATGCTCTGGGAAATATTTATTCAGACGGATACTATGAGATATGCAAAAATGTGTCTTTAACGGAACATTTCGCGCCTCCCGGAGTAGTGGCTATCAGCCAGAAGTCATATGATTCCCTTCCTGATGATCTTAAAGAATACCTGACTGAATCCGCAATACGCTTTGGCAAAATGGAACGTGAGATGGACGAGAAGCTTCAGGAGGAGATGAAGAAGAAGCTGGAGGAAAAAGGTGTTCAGATTAACGAGGTGGATAAACAGAGTTTTATTGACGCTACGGCTTCTGTTTATACGGAATACGCAGGCGGAATCAGCGATACTGTGAAAGTGCTGGCAGAAGAGGAATTGGGAAAATCATTCAATTAA
- a CDS encoding TRAP transporter small permease: MKILIKAADFVVAFLLTIAASSMIISMFLQVVFRFVFNSPLYWTEELSRYSFIYIVFIGAAWAGKQGMHLGVDYFTSKLPEQAVRRLAVIIDLLVLVFSAVIVIVGAQVIPINFKQFSPALNVPMGAVYAAIPMGFLLLFIYYLDHLMEDLGMRRQL; encoded by the coding sequence ATGAAAATTCTTATAAAGGCAGCAGATTTTGTCGTTGCATTTCTTCTCACAATAGCAGCCTCCTCTATGATCATATCCATGTTTTTGCAGGTGGTATTCCGGTTTGTATTCAATTCGCCTCTGTATTGGACGGAAGAGCTGTCCCGCTATTCCTTTATCTATATTGTATTCATAGGCGCAGCGTGGGCCGGGAAACAGGGAATGCACCTGGGAGTTGATTATTTTACTTCCAAACTACCGGAACAGGCGGTGAGGCGGCTGGCGGTAATCATAGATCTGCTTGTTTTGGTATTTTCCGCTGTGATTGTCATTGTGGGGGCGCAGGTAATACCGATTAATTTCAAACAGTTTTCCCCTGCGCTCAATGTTCCTATGGGAGCAGTGTACGCGGCAATACCGATGGGATTTTTGCTGCTGTTTATATACTATCTGGATCATCTGATGGAAGACTTAGGAATGCGGAGACAGCTGTAA
- a CDS encoding TRAP transporter large permease, with the protein MLVILASIFIILLVLGMPIAFTMGIACLGTVVYSQMPLNMLITRMFSATDSFSLMAVPFFILAGELMNEADLTDRILNLARALVGFLRGGLAIVNILASVLFAGLSGSATADTAALGSLEIPMMVKDGYSKEFSVAVTVASSTIGPIIPPSVMLVMYAVIASVNITKILIAGIVPGILMALAMSVAVYFISLKRGYGTAGTFSLKNIGKAAKQAVIPMLMPIIIMGGILSGIFTATEAGVVAVVYAFIIGIFVYKTIKLKDIPRILVKGAATTAVSLFIIAMASIFSWFLAWESFPETVVNVMQALTSNGTVALCMVILFLFVLGLFVEGIPVLIVFAPILVPAMEAYGIDTLYFGIVLVLTVLVGSITPPVGSLLYLGSSIAKTTVSKAGKEVWIFVAMIMSVIGLLVIFPQIVLFLPDLLYN; encoded by the coding sequence GTGCTCGTTATACTTGCGTCTATATTTATCATACTGCTTGTTTTGGGAATGCCAATTGCATTTACCATGGGCATCGCCTGTCTGGGGACGGTTGTATACTCCCAAATGCCCCTCAATATGCTTATAACCAGGATGTTCAGTGCCACGGATTCATTTTCGCTGATGGCGGTTCCGTTTTTTATCCTTGCAGGGGAGCTTATGAACGAGGCGGATCTGACGGATAGGATATTGAATCTGGCCCGTGCGCTGGTAGGTTTTTTAAGGGGAGGCCTGGCTATTGTCAACATCCTGGCCAGCGTTTTGTTTGCAGGGTTGTCCGGTTCAGCCACGGCAGATACAGCTGCCCTGGGTTCTCTGGAGATTCCGATGATGGTCAAGGATGGCTATTCAAAGGAATTCAGCGTGGCGGTAACAGTGGCATCCTCTACTATTGGCCCCATTATACCACCCAGTGTCATGCTTGTGATGTATGCGGTGATTGCCAGCGTAAATATTACTAAGATACTGATTGCCGGAATTGTACCCGGGATTCTGATGGCCTTGGCCATGAGTGTTGCCGTATACTTTATCAGCCTCAAACGCGGATATGGTACAGCTGGGACATTTTCTCTTAAAAATATAGGTAAAGCTGCAAAGCAGGCAGTCATCCCGATGCTGATGCCGATCATTATTATGGGTGGAATCCTGTCAGGAATTTTCACGGCCACAGAGGCCGGTGTGGTGGCAGTGGTATATGCGTTTATTATCGGGATATTTGTGTATAAAACCATTAAATTAAAGGATATCCCGAGGATACTGGTAAAGGGGGCTGCCACAACTGCTGTATCCCTCTTTATAATCGCCATGGCGTCCATATTCAGCTGGTTCCTGGCATGGGAGAGTTTTCCGGAGACCGTGGTAAATGTGATGCAGGCCCTGACTTCTAATGGGACAGTGGCCCTGTGTATGGTGATTTTGTTTCTGTTCGTACTGGGACTTTTTGTGGAGGGAATCCCTGTGTTGATTGTATTTGCGCCCATCCTGGTACCGGCCATGGAAGCTTATGGGATTGACACGCTGTATTTCGGTATTGTGCTGGTGCTCACCGTGTTGGTGGGTTCCATCACCCCGCCTGTGGGAAGTTTATTGTATTTGGGCTCCTCTATCGCCAAAACTACGGTCTCAAAGGCAGGTAAAGAGGTATGGATATTCGTGGCGATGATTATGTCGGTAATTGGGCTTCTTGTGATTTTTCCACAGATTGTTTTGTTTTTGCCTGATTTATTGTATAATTAA
- a CDS encoding IclR family transcriptional regulator, translating to MNRTVLRTVEILEIISKHGEISLADLVKITGYPKTSVYDILHALEERAMIYRCTDKVCYGIGFRAYAIGRSYSKNSDLLSNSYQCMKALAEDIGKAVLLGKIDGEKILYIAKCEPKHPVVMTPSIGDEEPIKNTAFAKIAEVFTHHEKKICQLSKEEKNRIRTEKLASYGLDGPGPFYNIASPIYNFETRLSGVVGVFGVKEVGVDYSEELKKVRECAGKISERLGFI from the coding sequence ATGAACAGGACTGTGTTAAGAACGGTGGAGATATTGGAGATAATTTCCAAGCATGGCGAAATATCACTGGCAGATTTAGTGAAGATAACAGGATATCCAAAGACCAGCGTGTATGATATCCTGCACGCCCTGGAAGAGCGCGCCATGATATACAGGTGCACAGATAAGGTCTGTTACGGCATTGGGTTCCGTGCATATGCCATCGGGCGTTCCTACTCGAAGAATTCGGATCTGCTGAGCAATTCTTACCAGTGTATGAAGGCTCTGGCAGAGGATATTGGAAAGGCGGTACTATTAGGCAAGATAGACGGTGAAAAGATTCTCTATATTGCAAAATGTGAGCCTAAGCATCCGGTTGTCATGACGCCGTCCATCGGAGACGAGGAACCGATCAAGAACACGGCATTTGCCAAAATAGCCGAAGTGTTCACACATCATGAAAAGAAAATATGCCAGCTGTCGAAGGAGGAGAAGAACCGCATCAGGACGGAGAAACTTGCTTCCTACGGATTAGACGGCCCCGGTCCCTTTTATAACATTGCCAGTCCGATTTACAATTTCGAGACAAGGCTGTCAGGGGTGGTCGGCGTGTTTGGTGTGAAGGAGGTAGGAGTGGACTATTCAGAGGAGCTGAAGAAGGTTCGGGAGTGCGCCGGGAAGATTTCTGAGCGATTAGGATTTATCTAA
- a CDS encoding TraX family protein — MPFSRKKPEIQVGLSGTALKYIAMATMLADHIGAVLLERIVYYRGNLEQVAMLMTSQWGDTLYWLWRMLRTVGRIAFPIYCFLLVEGFLHTRDWRRYWLRMAAFALISEIPFRLAVWNTWAGGSSNVYVELAIGLLVLRGLKQSEGLTQPRRAAGMAAVIGGGCLAAVFLKADYDMDGILIISLFYLLREKRIVQVMSGGILSLLESWNICYGAGILSAVPLYFYNGKKGQAPWKYAFYWFYPLHLMVLFFIRLYVVGIPLG; from the coding sequence ATGCCGTTCAGCAGAAAGAAACCGGAAATACAGGTAGGATTAAGCGGTACCGCCCTGAAATATATTGCCATGGCCACCATGCTTGCGGACCATATTGGAGCTGTGCTGCTGGAACGGATTGTATACTACCGGGGGAACCTGGAACAGGTCGCCATGCTCATGACATCCCAATGGGGGGATACCCTTTATTGGCTGTGGCGGATGCTCAGAACAGTTGGGAGGATTGCATTTCCCATTTACTGCTTTTTGCTGGTGGAGGGATTCCTTCATACAAGGGACTGGCGCAGATACTGGCTCAGGATGGCTGCGTTTGCGCTTATCTCGGAAATTCCTTTCCGCCTGGCTGTGTGGAATACGTGGGCCGGGGGAAGCAGCAACGTGTACGTTGAGCTGGCAATCGGGCTGCTGGTGCTCCGGGGCCTGAAACAGAGCGAGGGCTTAACACAGCCGCGCCGCGCCGCCGGGATGGCGGCCGTAATCGGAGGCGGATGTCTGGCCGCTGTGTTTTTGAAGGCGGATTACGACATGGATGGGATACTAATTATCTCATTGTTTTATCTCCTGCGGGAGAAGCGCATTGTCCAGGTGATGTCCGGCGGTATCCTGTCTTTACTGGAATCCTGGAATATATGTTATGGGGCAGGGATTCTGTCTGCTGTTCCCCTGTATTTTTACAACGGAAAAAAGGGACAGGCTCCATGGAAATACGCCTTCTATTGGTTTTACCCGCTGCATTTAATGGTACTGTTTTTCATACGGCTGTATGTGGTAGGAATTCCTCTCGGATAA
- the treR gene encoding trehalose operon repressor: MAKTKYNEIYMALREKMEDGTYGFQELLPSENTLVKEFDCSRNTIRRAIGQLASEGYVQSIHGKGVRIIYQPGQQQSEFILGGIESLKEAVARNRKNYTTRVVCFAELTVDETIQRRTTFPVGAQIYYIQRVRCIEGEALIIDHNYFLKDVVRDLTPEIAERSIYEYMEKDLGESIVTTKRKMTVERVNQIDETYLDLKDYNCMAVVSSMTYNKEGVMFEFTQSRHRPDRFVFYDLAHRTK; the protein is encoded by the coding sequence ATGGCAAAGACAAAATATAATGAGATTTATATGGCGCTCCGGGAAAAGATGGAGGATGGGACCTACGGGTTCCAGGAACTGCTGCCCTCGGAAAATACCCTGGTAAAGGAGTTTGACTGTTCAAGGAATACCATCCGCCGGGCCATCGGGCAGCTGGCGTCGGAAGGATACGTGCAGAGTATCCACGGCAAGGGAGTGAGAATCATTTACCAGCCCGGACAGCAGCAGTCGGAGTTCATACTGGGCGGCATAGAGAGCCTGAAGGAAGCAGTGGCCAGGAACAGGAAGAACTATACCACCAGGGTGGTCTGTTTCGCGGAGCTGACCGTGGATGAGACCATACAAAGGAGGACCACCTTTCCTGTGGGAGCCCAGATTTATTATATCCAGCGTGTGCGCTGCATTGAGGGGGAAGCCTTAATCATTGACCACAACTATTTCTTAAAGGATGTGGTACGGGACCTGACACCGGAGATCGCGGAGCGTTCCATCTATGAATATATGGAAAAGGACCTGGGTGAAAGCATTGTGACCACCAAGAGGAAAATGACCGTGGAGCGCGTCAACCAGATTGATGAAACGTATCTGGATTTAAAGGATTATAATTGTATGGCAGTGGTGAGCAGCATGACCTATAACAAGGAGGGAGTCATGTTTGAGTTCACCCAGTCCAGGCACAGACCGGACCGGTTCGTATTTTACGATCTGGCCCATCGGACAAAGTAG
- the treP gene encoding PTS system trehalose-specific EIIBC component: protein MGKFTGDSKKLLEYVGGRENIAAVSHCVTRMRFVLNDPSKADTEAIESLSSAKGTFTQAGQFQVIIGNEVSTFYNDFAEVAGIEGVSKEAVKKAAMQNQTLIQRIMSSLAEIFAPLIPAIIVGGLILGFRNIIGEIALFDGGTKTLTQISVFWAGINSFLWLIGEAVFHFLPVCIVWSITKKMGTTQALGIVLGITLVSPQLLNAYSVATTAAAEIPKWNFGLFQVDMIGYQAQVLPAVLAGFTLVYLERFFRKICPAMISMIVVPFCSLLISVAVAHGILGPIGWKIGAVISDCVNAGLTSPFKGVFAGIFGFFYAPLVITGLHHMSNAIDLQLIADFGGTTLWPMIALSNIAQGSAVLAMILLQKNDAKAKEVSVPACISCYLGVTEPAMFGVNLKYGFPFICGMAGSAVGAVLSVVSGIKANAIGVGGIPGILSIQPQYMGLFAAAMGLVILIPFCLTYAIGRKKGIGGGRENQNESGHEASWEERKDSASQPIRELKAYVSGEVIPMEDVPDQVFASRALGDGVAIKPEDGVLRAPADAMVAVVMEESLHACGLVLDNGMELLLHIGLDTVDMKGDGFRAFVKPGDRVRAGEELIAFDREKIAGAGHSDMVIMVLTNPGNSGAISWQTGRRVRALADAVARID from the coding sequence GTGGGAAAGTTTACCGGGGATTCAAAGAAACTGTTGGAGTATGTGGGCGGCAGGGAGAATATTGCAGCCGTATCACACTGTGTTACCAGGATGCGCTTTGTGTTAAACGATCCGTCCAAGGCGGATACAGAGGCCATCGAAAGCCTGTCCTCTGCCAAGGGTACATTCACCCAGGCAGGGCAGTTCCAGGTCATAATCGGCAATGAGGTGAGTACCTTTTACAATGATTTTGCGGAGGTGGCAGGCATAGAGGGAGTCTCCAAGGAGGCGGTGAAGAAGGCTGCCATGCAGAACCAGACCCTTATCCAGAGAATCATGAGCAGTCTGGCAGAGATATTTGCGCCCTTGATTCCGGCTATCATTGTAGGCGGTCTGATTCTGGGATTCCGCAATATCATCGGGGAGATTGCCCTGTTTGACGGCGGCACTAAGACACTGACCCAGATATCTGTATTCTGGGCTGGTATCAACAGCTTCCTGTGGCTTATCGGCGAGGCCGTATTCCATTTCCTGCCTGTGTGCATTGTCTGGTCCATCACCAAGAAGATGGGAACGACCCAGGCCCTGGGAATCGTTCTGGGAATCACACTGGTGTCGCCCCAGCTGTTAAATGCGTACAGTGTTGCCACCACGGCGGCGGCAGAGATACCAAAGTGGAATTTCGGACTCTTCCAGGTGGATATGATTGGATATCAGGCCCAGGTGCTTCCGGCTGTGCTGGCCGGCTTTACCCTGGTGTACCTGGAGCGGTTCTTCAGAAAAATATGTCCTGCCATGATTTCCATGATTGTGGTCCCCTTCTGCTCCCTGCTGATATCCGTGGCAGTGGCCCACGGCATCCTTGGACCCATTGGCTGGAAGATTGGCGCCGTGATTTCAGACTGTGTGAACGCGGGCCTGACATCTCCCTTTAAGGGCGTGTTTGCCGGTATTTTTGGTTTTTTCTATGCACCTCTTGTAATCACAGGACTGCATCATATGAGCAATGCCATTGACCTCCAGCTGATAGCTGACTTTGGAGGCACCACCCTGTGGCCCATGATTGCCCTGTCCAATATCGCCCAGGGCTCCGCTGTACTGGCCATGATACTTCTCCAGAAGAATGACGCCAAGGCAAAGGAAGTATCCGTACCCGCCTGCATTTCCTGTTACCTGGGTGTAACAGAACCAGCCATGTTTGGTGTGAATCTGAAATACGGTTTTCCATTTATCTGCGGAATGGCCGGATCGGCAGTGGGCGCGGTGCTGTCTGTTGTCAGCGGAATCAAGGCCAATGCCATTGGTGTGGGAGGCATACCGGGCATCCTGTCCATCCAGCCCCAGTACATGGGACTCTTCGCGGCTGCCATGGGACTGGTAATCCTGATTCCGTTCTGCCTGACCTATGCCATAGGAAGGAAGAAGGGGATAGGCGGCGGCCGGGAGAACCAAAATGAGTCCGGCCATGAAGCCAGCTGGGAGGAAAGGAAAGACTCTGCAAGCCAGCCAATCAGGGAATTAAAAGCATATGTATCCGGTGAAGTTATCCCCATGGAAGATGTTCCTGACCAGGTGTTTGCATCCAGGGCACTGGGGGACGGGGTGGCCATTAAACCGGAAGACGGCGTTTTGAGGGCGCCGGCTGACGCCATGGTGGCTGTTGTCATGGAAGAAAGCCTGCATGCCTGCGGACTGGTTCTGGATAACGGCATGGAACTGCTGTTACACATAGGGCTGGATACAGTGGATATGAAGGGAGATGGTTTCAGGGCCTTTGTAAAGCCCGGGGACAGGGTCAGAGCCGGAGAGGAACTGATTGCATTTGACCGTGAGAAGATTGCCGGGGCAGGGCACAGCGACATGGTCATCATGGTCCTTACCAATCCCGGAAATTCAGGAGCTATAAGCTGGCAGACCGGACGAAGGGTAAGGGCTTTGGCGGATGCGGTGGCCAGGATAGATTGA
- the treC gene encoding alpha,alpha-phosphotrehalase, translating to MGHFKDSTVYQIYTKSFQDTTGNGLGDIRGVISRLDYLKELGIDYIWLTPFFSSPLNDNGYDVADYRAVDPVFGTMKDVEELIREADIRGMGCMFDMVFNHTSTEHPWFKKALEGNPEYMDYYIFREGSPDAPPTNWQSKFGGNAWEYVPRLKKWYLHLFDVTQADLNWDNPRVRQELKEVILFWKAKGVKGFRFDVVNLISKPDIFEDDHKGDGRRFYTDGPRVHEYLQELVRDTGIEDMVTVGEMSSTTLDNCIRYSRPEDRELSMCFNFHHLKVDYRDGDKWKLTEPDLVRLKQLFMEWQEGMERENGWNAVFWCNHDQPRAISRFGDDGRYWKESAKMLATVIHMFRGTPYVYQGEELGMTNPHYGDISQYRDVESINYYRILTERGITGEEALKVLAARSRDNGRTPMQWDGSRYAGFSQGEPWIGIPENHSYINAQAEAADSGSILNYYKRLIALRKEYKVISEGEIEFIYREHPQVLAYRRTYQGQELVVLANMKASAADLGEKPELEGCRQLIGNYGEADCGQTLEQLKPYECRVYIRTL from the coding sequence ATGGGACATTTTAAGGACAGTACGGTTTACCAGATTTATACCAAGTCCTTTCAGGATACAACAGGAAACGGCCTGGGCGACATACGCGGAGTCATAAGCAGGCTGGACTATTTAAAAGAGCTGGGAATTGATTATATCTGGCTGACACCGTTTTTTAGCTCCCCACTCAATGATAACGGGTACGATGTGGCTGACTACCGGGCAGTTGACCCTGTATTCGGCACCATGAAGGATGTGGAGGAACTGATCCGGGAAGCGGACATAAGGGGCATGGGATGCATGTTTGATATGGTATTTAACCACACATCCACGGAACACCCATGGTTTAAGAAGGCACTTGAGGGCAATCCGGAGTACATGGATTATTATATCTTCAGGGAAGGGAGCCCGGACGCGCCGCCCACCAACTGGCAGTCCAAATTCGGGGGAAATGCCTGGGAGTATGTACCCCGCCTGAAAAAATGGTATCTCCACCTGTTCGATGTAACCCAGGCCGACTTAAACTGGGATAATCCCAGGGTGCGTCAGGAGCTTAAGGAGGTAATCCTGTTCTGGAAGGCAAAGGGAGTGAAGGGATTCCGGTTCGACGTGGTGAATCTGATATCCAAACCGGATATTTTTGAGGATGATCACAAAGGGGATGGCCGCCGCTTCTATACCGACGGGCCCAGGGTACATGAGTATCTCCAGGAGCTGGTGCGGGATACGGGCATAGAGGACATGGTGACAGTGGGAGAGATGTCCTCCACCACCCTGGATAACTGTATCCGCTACAGCAGGCCGGAGGACCGGGAGTTATCCATGTGCTTTAACTTCCATCACCTGAAGGTGGACTACAGGGACGGGGATAAGTGGAAACTGACGGAGCCTGACCTGGTCCGGCTTAAACAGCTGTTCATGGAGTGGCAGGAAGGCATGGAGCGGGAAAACGGCTGGAATGCCGTGTTCTGGTGCAACCACGACCAGCCCAGAGCCATATCACGGTTCGGGGATGACGGCCGATACTGGAAGGAATCTGCCAAAATGCTGGCAACGGTCATCCACATGTTCCGCGGCACGCCGTATGTGTACCAGGGGGAAGAGCTGGGAATGACCAACCCGCATTACGGGGATATTTCCCAGTACCGGGATGTTGAAAGCATTAACTATTACCGTATCCTGACAGAGCGGGGAATCACCGGGGAGGAAGCGCTGAAGGTGCTGGCTGCCCGTTCCAGAGATAACGGCCGGACGCCCATGCAGTGGGACGGCAGCCGATATGCCGGATTTTCACAGGGGGAGCCGTGGATAGGCATACCGGAGAACCATTCTTATATCAATGCCCAGGCAGAGGCAGCGGATTCCGGCTCCATATTGAATTATTACAAGAGGCTGATTGCCCTGAGGAAAGAATATAAAGTCATATCAGAAGGGGAGATTGAATTCATATACAGGGAACATCCTCAGGTGCTGGCGTACAGGCGCACCTATCAGGGTCAGGAACTTGTAGTGCTGGCCAATATGAAGGCTTCTGCTGCGGATTTGGGAGAAAAACCGGAGCTTGAAGGCTGCCGGCAGCTGATAGGCAACTACGGGGAAGCGGATT